The following are from one region of the Arachis duranensis cultivar V14167 chromosome 10, aradu.V14167.gnm2.J7QH, whole genome shotgun sequence genome:
- the LOC107468057 gene encoding mitochondrial import inner membrane translocase subunit TIM17-1, which translates to MEECLDLVVNSAGAGFTVGVIAGSPYHFFKSLCISPTHIATAYNVVRLNAPRVGGKVAAWSALCKASKNALVSVRQKDDGWNRIFSRAIGTGLLSVSRRSLRASARFTMCGALFGTVVEVSSIMWDKFSTPRFD; encoded by the coding sequence ATGGAAGAATGCCTTGATTTGGTCGTCAATTCCGCGGGCGCTGGGTTCACGGTGGGTGTAATCGCCGGATCCCCCTACCACTTCTTCAAGTCCCTTTGCATCTCTCCAACCCATATCGCTACAGCTTACAACGTCGTTCGCCTCAATGCACCCCGCGTCGGGGGCAAGGTTGCCGCCTGGTCTGCCCTCTGCAAGGCCTCCAAAAACGCCTTGGTTTCTGTTCGTCAGAAGGACGACGGCTGGAACCGCATATTTTCCAGGGCCATCGGCACCGGGCTGCTCTCCGTGTCCCGCCGCAGTCTCAGAGCCTCCGCACGCTTCACCATGTGTGGTGCTCTCTTCGGCACAGTAGTAGAGGTCAGCTCAATCATGTGGGACAAGTTCTCGACCCCACGCTTTGACTGA
- the LOC107468195 gene encoding protein BREAST CANCER SUSCEPTIBILITY 1 homolog, which produces MANRTDLEEMGRELQCPICLSLLNSPASLPCSHVFCNFCIVKSMKSSSDCPVCKLPFFPREVRPSPRSLNLVNIYKRMERSSGMNLFLTQNPHHSKFSDEETQCQADADCGREDATQSHRNPAQKRKTLKNSVSGKKNVPDTAKPSLPAKKRVQVPQDPLSETPFKNSSSGDYLCGTRKEGKEKDTDTANENPLQSERDVPVLSPFFWLREEEGVENLSQQTFGDKLIDESPTPSPPSFSDLKDSDDENPTKLTSDEVQNKTSFDLFDSELFEWTQRPCSPELFSSPVKLQPLSAGVISENQEDLLEASKELERNKSSDNAENTKLQNSQNGTRLSDVLQPSVTSPFRSSGDINGTKKYKKRSRKMREKAAQEQVVEQQDSIVGINVDSNRSLEITEDQSREKRQASNLGKTSRTCKRVCFDTCTDSNISVVLRNGEVNMAKDSYISHSQKETNKFACQMIPGKCQSERSGKQKLNYVQDQAEELSCMQNQTDGELAGSASSMLNQQTDKNGKMSNKRQIKGKVSIKSISRGSELRSTKKLKLSSDLISQTKAGEQIQPNESTQRSPGVKVLDDTSKEKCSTLKHVPVLTNCESQAEKYQCVFCHSSEESEVSGPMMHYYGTKPVAANYEGGSKVIHSHRNCTEWAPNVYFEDDNAINLEAEISRSRRIKCGFCGLKGAALGCYEKSCRRSFHVPCAKWTTHCRWDMENFVMLCPLHTSCILPCESSGSKGKSNKCRTRDSKSLAFKHGPTSQKGTALGSYKKIVLCCSALSIQERDIVSEFQRVTKVTVLKKWDSSVTHVIASTDENRACKRTLKVLMGILEGKWILNIEWIKACMKEMKPVDEESYEINLDIHGIHDGPHFGRLRVLNKQPKLFDGFKFYFVGDFMPSYKGYLQDLVTAAGGVILNRKPVSGDANSTSPGMHPPQTLIIYNLELPDKCSPSKRDTISTQRQHDAEVLASSTGSKIASNTWILNSIAACKLQILAE; this is translated from the exons ATGGCGAATCGTACGGATCTGGAGGAAATGGGCAGAGAACTCCAATGCCCCATTTG TTTAAGTTTGCTGAATTCTCCGGCCAGTCTCCCATGCAGCCATGTCTTCTGCAA CTTTTGTATCGTCAAGTCTATGAAGTCGTCTTCTGATTGCCCTGTCTGTAAACTACCCTTCTTCCCTCGAG AGGTTCGCCCTAGTCCTCGTTCGCTCAACTTGGTCAACATTTACAAAAGAATGGAACGCTCTTCTGGTATGAACTTATTCCTCACCCAGAATCCGCACCACTCTAAGTTTTCAG ATGAAGAAACACAATGTCAAGCTGATGCTGACTGTGGTAGAGAGGATGCTACTCAAAGTCATCGAAATCCTGCTCAGAAAAGGAAAACTCTCAAAAACAGCGTGTCAGGGAAGAAGAATGTTCCTGACACTGCAAAACCTTCTCTTCCAGCTAAGAAAAGGGTTCAGGTGCCACAAGATCCTCTTTCTGAAACTCCATTCAAAAATTCAAGCTCTGGAGACTACCTCTGTGGAACTAgaaaagagggaaaagaaaaggataCTGATACTGCAAATGAAAACCCTCTCCAAAGTGAAAGAGATGTACCTGTTCTTTCACCTTTCTTTTGGTTAAGAGAGGAGGAAGGTGTTGAGAATTTAAGTCAGCAAACTTTCGGGGATAAGCTTATAGATGAAAGCCCAACACCAAGCCCTCCTTCATTCAGTGATCTCAAGGACTCTGATGATGAAAATCCGACTAAACTGACATCA GATGAGGTGCAAAATAAAACCTCTTTTGATCTCTTTGATAGTGAGCTGTTTGAGTGGACACAAAGGCCTTGCTCTCCTGAATTATTTTCAAGTCCTGTCAAATTGCAG CCTTTGAGTGCTGGTGTGATCAGTGAAAATCAAGAGGATTTGCTGGAAGCCTCAAAAGAGCTTGAAAGAAATAAATCCAGCGATAATGCTGAAAATACTAAACTTCAGAATTCACAAAACGGAACTAGATTGTCTGATGTGTTACAACCCAGTGTGACTTCTCCATTTAGGAGTTCTGGTGATATAAATGGGACAAAGAAGTACAAGAAGAGAAGCAGGAAGATGAGGGAAAAAGCTGCTCAAGAACAGGTTGTGGAACAACAAGATTCAATTGTGGGAATCAATGTTGATTCAAATAGATCATTAGAAATCACTGAGGATCAATCACGGGAGAAGCGACAAGCTTCTAATCTGGGAAAGACTAGTAGAACGTGCAAGAGGGTTTGTTTTGATACTTGCACCGACTCCAATATATCAGTAGTTCTTCGTAATGGTGAAGTGAACATGGCAAAGGATTCATATATTTCACATTCCCAAAAAGAAACCAACAAGTTTGCTTGCCAAATGATTCCAGGTAAATGCCAGAGTGAAAGATCTGGAAAGCAAAAGCTGAATTATGTGCAGGACCAAGCTGAAGAATTATCTTGCATGCAAAACCAAACTGATGGTGAGTTAGCTGGTTCTGCATCATCTATGTTAAATCAGCAGACAGACAAAAATGGAAAGATGTCCAATAAAAGGCAAATTAAAGGGAAAGTTTCTATAAAGTCTATTTCTCGTGGTAGTGAATTGAGGAGTACCAAGAAATTGAAACTTTCCTCCGATTTGATCTCTCAGACAAAGGCCGGTGAACAAATCCAACCTAATGAAAGCACCCAGAGGAGTCCTGGTGTCAAGGTTTTGGATGATACATCTAAGGAGAAATGTAGCACTTTGAAGCATGTACCAGTTTTAACGAACTGTGAAAGTCAAGCTGAAAAGTACCAATGTGTTTTTTGTCACTCATCAGAAGAATCAGAG GTTTCTGGGCCAATGATGCATTACTATGGCACCAAGCCTGTTGCTGCAAATTATGAAGGAGGATCCAAAGTCATACATTCTCACAGGAACTGCACAGAATG GGCCCCCAATGTATATTTTGAAGATGATAATGCAATTAATCTTGAAGCTGAAATAAGTAGGAGCCGGAGAATTAAGTGTGGTTTTTGTGGACTCAAGGGCGCTGCTCTTGGTTGTTACGAGAAAAGTTGTCGTAGGAGCTTTCATGTTCCTTGTGCCAAGTGGACTACACATTGCCGATGGGATATG GAAAACTTTGTCATGTTATGCCCTTTACATACTTCGTGCATTTTACCCTGTGAGAGTTCAGGATCCAAGGGTAAGAGCAATAAGTGCAGAACGAGAGACAGTAAAAGTCTTGCTTTCAAACATGGCCCTACAAGTCAGAAAGGGACTGCTCTTGGATCATACAAGAAAATTGTGCTTTGTTGCTCAGCTCTGTCAATACAGGAGAGG GATATTGtttctgaatttcaaagagTAACCAAGGTTACTGTTTTGAAAAAATGGGATTCAAGTGTTACCCATGTTATAGCATCAACAGACGAAAATAGGGCTTGTAAAAGGACCCTCAAAGTATTGATGGGCATACTGGAGGGGAAGTGGATTCTCAATATTGAAT GGATTAAAGCTTGCATGAAGGAAATGAAGCCTGTTGATGAGGAGAGTTATGAAATCAATCTTGACATCCATGGAATCCATGATGGTCCTCATTTTGGACGACTAAGAGTTTTAAATAAG CAACCAAAGCTTTTCGATGGCTTCAAGTTCTATTTTGTGGGAGATTTTATGCCATCATATAAGGGCTATTTGCAAGATCTTGTGACCGCTGCTGGAGGGGTAATTTTGAATAGAAAACCAGTGTCTGGTGACGCAAACTCAACGTCACCTGGTATGCATCCACCCCAGACACTCATAATTTACAACCTTGAGCTTCCTGATAAATGCAGTCCTTCCAAAAGGGATACCATTTCTACTCAACGGCAACATGATGCGGAGGTTCTAGCAAGCTCTACAGGTTCAAAGATAGCAAGTAATACATGGATTCTGAACTCTATTGCAGCCTGCAAGCTGCAAATCCTTGCTGAATGA